One region of Candidatus Saccharibacteria bacterium genomic DNA includes:
- a CDS encoding DUF1565 domain-containing protein has translation MGHVVVVKNKRVGQLHIAGMAAVVAAIVWLMVAAMSARAVSTALYVSPTGLDTNSGTSAAEPFKTVQRALDVATPGTTINLAEGNYTELLITKTAGTAAEPITIQGPETGKDITGRFKAVVTSPGAHAIDINHSYYTLKGFTVEGQKNIAHTEYPATPAEARSFKDEVQGRAVNSKAVYIGASSDSRDITGVRIDDMYIHGSGGECVRLRNNAFNNTISNSTIEWCGMYGGGNDVDQYKYHNAEGVYVGTSRKSTSQPMYENDSSSGNVISNTTIRTFGSECFNVKENAHSNVMTGSVCMYNDEPSASFAGSNIEFRGHNNRVENTIIEGSRGYNVKLRSDTADDDLGGNSVKNSSFKDWTGSAINSTQNSATMGEFCGNTFSGTAPILTGNSVGDPTAACTVAPPADIQAPVVSITAPAAGASVSGTVTIKATASDNVGVSKVEFLVNNTLIGTATAAPYEQAWTVPATAGTYTITARAYDAAGNSGTAQISVTRQPSAAVISFEAESGTMTSPMAIYNDTNAQGGKYITQAGGTGSGRATYRITVPVSGSYTLKGRVIAQTTSNNSFYYAFDTASKKDWQLPAPTTSWTWANGPTVTLTAGQHTLTIYRNENNARLDALTLTQNVTTSATTTTTATKR, from the coding sequence ATGGGTCATGTTGTCGTCGTAAAAAATAAAAGGGTAGGGCAGCTTCATATCGCTGGGATGGCGGCCGTGGTGGCTGCGATTGTGTGGCTCATGGTAGCGGCTATGTCGGCGCGTGCCGTCTCAACCGCCTTGTACGTCAGTCCGACCGGGCTTGATACTAACAGTGGTACCAGTGCCGCCGAACCGTTCAAGACTGTCCAAAGGGCGCTTGATGTCGCCACGCCAGGCACCACTATCAATCTGGCTGAGGGCAACTATACCGAACTGCTCATCACCAAGACCGCTGGCACGGCCGCCGAGCCAATCACCATCCAGGGTCCAGAGACCGGCAAGGATATTACCGGCCGTTTCAAGGCGGTAGTCACCAGCCCGGGTGCGCACGCCATCGACATCAACCACAGCTACTACACGCTGAAGGGCTTTACGGTTGAGGGTCAAAAGAACATTGCCCACACGGAATACCCGGCAACACCAGCCGAGGCCCGCAGCTTCAAGGATGAGGTGCAGGGCCGGGCGGTGAACAGTAAGGCCGTCTACATCGGCGCCTCATCCGACTCACGCGACATCACCGGTGTGCGCATCGACGATATGTACATCCACGGCTCGGGCGGCGAATGTGTGCGCCTGCGCAATAACGCGTTCAACAACACCATCAGCAACTCCACCATCGAGTGGTGCGGCATGTACGGCGGCGGCAACGATGTTGACCAGTACAAGTACCACAATGCCGAAGGCGTCTATGTGGGCACCAGCCGCAAATCCACCTCCCAGCCGATGTACGAGAACGACTCAAGCAGCGGCAACGTCATCAGCAACACCACCATCAGGACGTTCGGTTCTGAGTGTTTCAACGTCAAAGAAAACGCCCACAGCAACGTCATGACAGGCAGCGTCTGCATGTACAACGACGAGCCAAGCGCCAGCTTTGCCGGCAGCAACATCGAGTTCCGTGGCCACAACAACCGCGTTGAGAACACCATTATCGAAGGCAGCCGGGGTTACAACGTCAAGCTCCGCTCCGACACGGCCGACGATGACCTGGGAGGCAACTCCGTCAAGAACAGCAGCTTCAAGGATTGGACTGGCTCGGCCATCAATAGCACCCAGAATAGCGCCACCATGGGTGAGTTCTGCGGCAATACCTTCAGTGGTACTGCTCCCATTCTGACTGGCAATAGCGTCGGTGATCCGACGGCCGCTTGTACAGTGGCTCCGCCTGCCGACATCCAGGCGCCAGTGGTGTCTATCACCGCGCCTGCCGCTGGGGCCAGTGTCAGCGGTACGGTCACCATCAAGGCGACGGCGAGCGATAACGTCGGCGTCAGCAAGGTGGAATTCCTGGTGAACAATACGTTGATTGGTACAGCCACGGCCGCTCCGTACGAGCAGGCCTGGACCGTGCCTGCTACCGCCGGCACCTATACCATCACCGCGCGGGCGTATGATGCTGCGGGCAACTCTGGTACCGCACAAATATCAGTGACGCGCCAGCCAAGCGCCGCCGTCATCTCCTTTGAGGCGGAATCCGGCACGATGACCTCACCGATGGCCATCTACAACGATACCAATGCCCAGGGCGGTAAATACATCACTCAGGCCGGCGGCACCGGCAGCGGGCGTGCTACCTATCGCATTACCGTACCGGTCAGCGGCAGCTACACGCTGAAAGGCCGCGTCATTGCGCAGACTACTTCGAACAACTCCTTCTACTATGCCTTTGACACCGCTTCCAAGAAGGACTGGCAGCTGCCCGCACCCACCACCAGCTGGACCTGGGCGAATGGCCCGACGGTTACATTGACGGCTGGCCAGCACACCCTGACCATCTACCGTAACGAAAACAACGCGCGGCTGGACGCGCTGACGCTGACGCAGAACGTGACTACTTCTGCTACCACTACAACCACGGCTACTAAGAGATAA